A window from Triplophysa dalaica isolate WHDGS20190420 chromosome 3, ASM1584641v1, whole genome shotgun sequence encodes these proteins:
- the fyco1b gene encoding FYVE and coiled-coil domain-containing protein 1 produces the protein MSTVGENQLQRIIRDLHDAVSELSKEHCETAEPITDDSPNLHKFCYKLEYLLQFDQKEKRTFLGSRKDYWDYFCYCLAKIKGANDGIRFVKSISELKTSLGKGRSFIRYCLVHQRLADTLQQCVMNYKITCDWYYERSPFLKSHLNTDIINHLYELNEVQFDVTSRGHDLDSDWPTFARKTLGSAVSSHAWKPPSRCSSVTSLVSSYSQQNQEFIAGQDFGSSLLGDLGEVGELSCTASENLCLELDQSQLKQQELLEKIRVLTNEAADLRAVVKDLEEQLSAAKSPEKRVQSAVAEQKVFMTVRECTDRLQTTTQELEALRLQEASERNLESKLNVAENRNMELLAKLDGAMSVKGQQAASYCDSAWTIQELLTKLKEAEQKKTVCKRVAERLAQELKQQEVKLNEVDSKLDAFNTTTNKERATADELQMTVNHLQGVLSLKERETNTLCTQLQDLQSVLKIRESHLEEMKGRMQEELQQKGMLKEQLKAKESELTVCIDKIRKMESDNERLAADGQSLQPQVRKLEEYKNQCTSLMEINTKLIQTVKRNEESSEELAQTKNGLERVLMTAQASETQLRNRLESAGFTVENQHIEECVLNGQVKNVETREPSSSSDSGESTSRLALAEAQLDLNLKEVCRLQEEVLELRARLLVSSEERVKIQTLQEVTEASREDIRAQTGQFKSQVEELNCRHVDELMRCREREETLVKDKEGKGQARLQTETNAMREELHEGKKHNNSLLLENGEAREALHRAKTETVELGVHVCMLTGQNKEAELRWEEMSANLQERQTEAQTLSESLEDTKKDNARLQEQLKEMKGLPKVHQELQERLEKAEEESRSHQVYRQREVETLRSQLSNEAAHHEKQVQRLNEELDELRKKLDVELEKVSSLESKASELESVNSEYSQMIEKKNNRIGDSETVIDQKEEQIKTLRKNLSKAEEQSALAQKACHELGVNLSRSSMEKQTLELKMSSEIDDLSRTKRNLEERLIELIREKDALWQKSDALEFEQKRRAVDQTGRDLAYCLSCRNHFSWILRRHNCRLCGRPFCYNCCKYAVSGQQGGTKERCCKDCYTQQSHPQTDPGSPLHPPYSTVSSPTRTSTPGVKGELKTPQPDDTVFDIISEDEVSGIHDNSLYTTALSETGHLDITSTEESDELIGSVQDAEICLLKSGEMTLSASYSLEDVVQFGEGFRELFIKSSCYSVVLITAAHPGPTISWIFSSDPKSIAFSVVYRENTGTALEQDKVLISLTRCNSHKETIQGQVKVRNPGEFTLIFDNSFSRFVSKKVLYKLSIETPEVCNGSDSP, from the exons ATGAGTACAGTCGGTGAGAATCAGCTGCAGAGAATAATCAGAGATCTTCATG ATGCAGTTTCTGAGTTGAGCAAAGAGCACTGTGAGACAGCAGAACCCATCACTGATGACAGCCCCAACCTTCACAAGTTCTGTTATAAACTGGAGTACCTGCTGCAA TTTGACCAGAAAGAGAAGAGAACATTTCTGGGAAGCAGAAAAGACTACTGGGATTATTTCTGCTACTGTTTGGCCAAGATAAAAGGAGCTAATGATGGCATTCGCTTCGTCAAATCGATCTCCGAG CTGAAGACATCACTTGGGAAAGGACGGTCCTTCATACGATACTGTCTCGTGCACCAGAGACTTGCAGATACTCTCCAGCAATGTGTTATGAACTACAAAATCACATG TGACTGGTATTATGAACGCAGCCCATTCCTAAAGTCCCATCTTAACACTGATATAATCAACCATCTGTATGAACTCAATGAGGTCCAGTTTGACGTAACATCTAGGGGTCACGACCTTGACTCCGACTGGCCCACCTTTGCCAG AAAGACTCTGGGATCAGCAGTCTCATCCCATGCATGGAAACCACCCAGTCGCTGCTCCAGTGTCACCAGTCTGGTCAGCAGTTACTCACAG CAAAATCAGGAATTCATTGCAGGCCAGGATTTCGGTTCCAGTCTTCTAGGTGATCTGGGAGAGGTAGGCGAGCTCTCCTGTACTGCTTCTGAGAACCTTTGCTTAGAGCTTGACCAGTCTCAGCTGAAACAACAAGAGCTCCTGGAGAAGATCCGGGTGCTGACCAATGAAGCAGCTGATCTGAGGGCTGTGGTCAAGGATCTGGAGGAACAGCTTTCGGCTGCTAAAAGTCCAGAGAAAAGAGTGCAGTCTGCAGTGGCTGAGCAGAAGGTCTTCATGACTGTCAGAGAGTGCACCGATCGTCTCCAAACCACCACGCAGGAACTGGAGGCTCTTCGACTTCAAGAAGCATCAGAACGCAACCTAGAATCCAAACTGAATGTCGCCGAGAACAGAAACATGGAGCTGCTGGCCAAACTCGACGGAGCTATGAGCGTAAAAGGACAGCAGGCCGCCAGCTACTGCGACTCGGCCTGGACGATCCAAGAGCTCCTAACCAAACTAAAAGAGGCGGAGCAAAAGAAAACCGTATGTAAACGAGTGGCCGAGCGACTTGCTCAGGAGCTGAAGCAACAGGAGGTAAAACTAAATGAGGTGGACAGCAAACTGGACGCATTTAACACGACTACCAACAAGGAACGAGCAACTGCAGATGAGCTGCAGATGACCGTAAACCACCTCCAGGGAGTGCTCTCTCTGAAGGAGCGGGAGACGAATACCCTTTGTACGCAATTGCAGGACTTGCAAAGCGTACTGAAGATTCGAGAGTCCCATCTGGAGGAGATGAAGGGACGAATGCAAGAGGAGCTGCAACAGAAGGGCATGCTCAAGGAGCAACTCAAGGCAAAGGAGTCTGAGCTTACCGTCTGCATTGACAAGATTCGCAAAATGGAGAGTGACAATGAGAGATTGGCTGCGGACGGTCAGAGCTTGCAACCGCAAGTCAGGAAACTGGAGGAGTACAAAAACCAGTGCACAAGCTTAATGGAGATCAACACCAAGCTGATCCAGActgtgaaaagaaatgaagaaagcaGCGAGGAGCTAGCACAAACCAAGAATGGTCTGGAGAGAGTGCTGATGACTGCACAGGCATCGGAGACACAGCTGAGAAACAGACTGGAGTCTGCTGGATTTACGGTGGAGAACCAGCACATCGAGGAGTGTGTTTTGAATGGCCAGGTGAAGAACGTTGAGACTAGAGAGCCCTCCTCAAGCTCTGATAGTGGAGAATCCACCTCAAGGTTGGCTCTGGCTGAGGCTCAACTTGACCTCAACTTGAAGGAGGTTTGCAGACTTCAGGAGGAGGTTTTGGAACTTCGGGCTCGGCTCCTGGTGAGCTCGGAGGAGAGGGTGAAGATCCAGACACTGCAAGAGGTTACGGAAGCCTCTCGAGAGGACATCCGGGCTCAGACGGGGCAATTCAAGAGCCAGGTGGAAGAACTAAACTGCAGACACGTGGATGAACTGATGCGTtgcagagaaagagaagagaccCTGGTAAAGGATAAGGAAGGCAAAGGCCAAGCGAGACTCCAGACGGAGACGAATGCCATGAGGGAAGAGCTTCATGAGGGgaagaaacacaacaacagtCTGTTGCTGGAGAATGGAGAGGCTCGTGAGGCCTTGCACAGGGCCAAGACGGAAACGGTAGAGCTCGGGGTTCACGTTTGCATGCTGACAGGACAGAACAAGGAGGCTGAGCTGCGATGGGAGGAGATGTCTGCCAACTTGCAGGAGAGACAGACGGAGGCACAAACTTTGAGTGAATCTCTGGAAGACACGAAGAAGGATAATGCAAGACTCCAGGAGCAGCTAAAGGAGATGAAGGGACTTCCTAAAGTCCATCAGGAGTTGCAGGAACGTCTTGAAAAGGCAGAAGAAGAATCGAGGAGTCATCAGGtgtacagacagagagaggtgGAGACCCTTAGGTCCCAGCTAAGCAACGAGGCTGCACACCACGAAAAACAAGTGCAG CGTCTAAATGAAGAACTGGATGAACTGAGAAAGAAACTGGATGTCGAACTTGAGAAAGTTTCGAGTCTTGAGTCCAAAGCATCAGAGCTAGAG tCTGTCAACAGCGAGTACAGTCAGATGATCGAAAAGAAAAACAACCGCATTGGTGATTCTGAAACCGTTATTGATCAGAAAGAGGAACAGATAAAAACACTCCGAAAGAACTTATCGAA AGCTGAGGAGCAGTCGGCTCTTGCACAGAAGGCCTGTCATGAGCTGGGTGTGAATTTGAGCAGAAGTTCGATGGAGAAGCAAACCCTGGAGCTGAAGATGTCCTCTGAGATAGATGACCTTTCTCGCACCAAGAGGAACCTGGAAGAGAGACTTATTGAACTTATAAG GGAGAAAGATGCTTTGTGGCAGAAGTCAGATGCGCTAGAGTTTGAGCAGAAACGGAGGGCCGTAGATCAGACAGGCCGAGACCTTGCATACTGTCTCAGCTGCCGCAACCACTTCAGCTGGATACTGCGCAGACACAACTGCAG GTTATGTGGGCGTCCCTTTTGTTACAACTGCTGCAAGTATGCTGTGAGTGGCCAGCAGGGCGGCACTAAAGAGCGATGCTGTAAGGACTGCTACACTCAGCAAAGCCACCCACAGACAGATCCAGGTAGTCCTTTACATCCACCCTACAGCACAGTCTCAAGTCCTACCAGAACCAGCACACCTGGAGTCAAAG GGGAGCTGAAGACCCCCCAGCCGGACGATACGGTGTTTGACATCATATCTGAAGATGAAGTGAGCGGTATCCATGATAATTCGCTGTACACCACTGCACTCTCTGAGACTGGACATct TGACATCACAAGCACAGAGGAATCGGACGAGCTGATTGGCTCTGTTCAGGATGCAGAAATCTGCCTGCTGAAATCTGGAGAGATGAC GTTGTCAGCGTCGTACAGTCTGGAGGACGTGGTTCAGTTTGGCGAAGGGTTCAGAGAACTCTTCATCAAGTCCAGCTGTTACAGTGTTGTTCTCATAACTGCTGCTCATCCCGGTCCTACCATCAGCTGGATCTTCTCTTCTGATCCCAAGAGCATTGCCTTCAGCGTGGTGTACAGAGAGAACACGGGCACGGCTCTGGAACAGGATAAG
- the xcr1b.1 gene encoding chemokine XC receptor 1, translating into METSEYVYDEDYSNDSEICRKESVVQFESSVTPVVFIIVVLFSCVGNTLVLWVLVKYENLKSLTNTFLFNLALSDLIFTFGLPFWAYYYMYGWTFGDEACKAVNFVFYTGYYSSLIFLTVLTVHRYIAVVHPMSVVLSRRSLHCYITSAIIWVMSMGAAVPQAMFNSVVNYTEQAIESTDKMNLKVIQLCDFEGQINWKLAGTYLQNFFFICAFVVISFCYTEILARLLRPTSHTRAKTVWLILCIVVFFFLGWGPYNVAIFLDSLISWRISPFNECHVSITIDYLMYVSRMVAFSHCCLNPLFYVFVGIKFRNHLKKMIWTVCKKGREPQNRQSRIIYSNGEEISMH; encoded by the coding sequence ATGGAAACAAGTGAGTATGTATATGATGAGGATTATTCGAATGACAGTGAAATCTGTAGGAAGGAGAGCGTGGTTCAGTTTGAATCGTCAGTCACTCCAGTTGTTTTCATCATTGTGGTTCTGTTCAGCTGTGTGGGGAACACGTTGGTCTTGTGGGTCCTTGTGAAATATGAAAATCTAAAATCTCTGACCAACACGTTCCTGTTCAATCTGGCTCTCTCCGATCTGATTTTCACATTCGGTCTGCCCTTTTGGGCCTACTATTACATGTACGGATGGACTTTTGGAGATGAGGCTTGTAAAGCGGTAAACTTTGTGTTCTACACTGGATATTACAGCAGCCTCATTTTCCTCACAGTTCTGACCGTTCATCGTTACATAGCCGTGGTGCATCCCATGTCAGTGGTCTTATCGCGGAGAAGTCTGCACTGCTACATAACATCTGCTATCATCTGGGTCATGAGTATGGGTGCTGCCGTTCCCCAAGCCATGTTTAACTCAGTTGTGAACTACACAGAACAAGCGATAGAATCTACTGACAAAATGAATCTAAAAGTAATCCAGCTCTGTGATTTTGAAGGTCAGATTAACTGGAAACTTGCCGGTACATACTTGCAaaatttctttttcatttgtgcttTCGTGGTCATTAGTTTTTGTTACACTGAAATCTTGGCACGACTGCTTCGACCAACATCTCACACTCGGGCCAAGACCGTGTGGTTAATCCTCTGCATAgtggtgttttttttcctgGGATGGGGACCGTACAATGTGGCCATATTTCTGGACTCTCTGATTTCTTGGAGAATCTCTCCATTCAATGAATGTCACGTCAGCATCACTATCGACTATTTGATGTACGTATCTCGGATGGTGGCTTTCTCTCATTGCTGCCTGAATCCCTTGTTTTACGTCTTTGTGGGAATCAAATTCAGAAACCACTTGAAGAAAATGATATGGACTGTTTGTAAGAAGGGCAGAGAGCCTCAGAATCGACAGAGCAGGATTATTTACTCGAATGGTGAAGAAATATCCATGCATTAA